The nucleotide window GTGATCTAATCCCGTAACTAGTCTCAGCATAGGGCACCTATATTAATTTGTCCAATTTTTTAGATAAATAAAGGAAAAATAATCAGGCCTTTACATTCACACGAGAATGCATATAGCTAGCGGTACAGAAAAGTAGCACTGAAGCTACAGAACACAAAGAAACCAATGAGTGATACAGGAAAGAAAGCTAAAACTAAGCTAATAAGCTACAATCGAGTTGCTAAACTTCCAACAAAAGTTATTAAAATTTCTCCGTAAATGGTGCTTTCCAATTTCCAGCAGTACCCATCTTCAAAACATCTCACTACTACAAtaaacatttgtaggggcggctgcagaTCGTTTGTAGTGGCGGCtcagccagccgcccctacgtcacacacacacacacacacacacacatacacacacacatatatatatatatatatatatatatatatatatatatatatatatatagggattcagtagccggctacaaaataagttattctgtagccacctccatttactataattttatatactaatttaccataatataaatacatatttacgatagttgggttactataacacatggggatatttaccataacgttatattaaaccacttagtaaggagttactataatcttgtaaaataacatagtaattatcgtaactcaaagtggctacagaataagttattctgtggccagctacaggatagtagttctatataactactatcctgtagctggccacagaataacttattctgtagccactttgagttacgataattactatgttattttacaagattatagtaactccttactaagtggtttactataacgttatggtaaatattcccatgtgttatagtaacccaactatcgtaaatatgtattgacattatggtaaattagtatataaaattatggtaaatagaggtggctacagaataacttattttgtagccggctgctgaatagcctctccctatatatatatatatatatatatatatatatatatatatatatatatatatatatatatatatatatatatatatatatatatatatatataaatataattcaaatctggcCATAaacacaagagcattatataaactaccattacaagtccaattcacaagaatatatacaatccatctcaAATCTCCAATTAGTAGACATGCTGATATATCAGGACAACGAATAAAGCCCTGATTTCCCTGAATGCCTGACCTGGCCTCTGGGTCCAACCTTTCTTGACAACCTTGTGTCCCAGGGACAGACCTCAATCCTCAATGAGAAGAGAAGAATGGACAAGCTATGTGCAGCAGAGGCCATCGGTGGAGTGCAGAACCTGATGCCCGTGTTCTATTCAGCAGTCTGAGAAGTTAGGATGGTCGGCTTCTTCAGCCAGTGCTGCTCGAACCTCTGCCTCGCGTATCCCTTATAGTCGAAGTCGATATCGTTGACATGGTCCTGCAGCCAGAGGATGTGAGATTTAGATGAATGAATGGCGTACATACATGCTGTTCTGGTTTGGAGGTAAGACGAACCCACCGAAATTATTCCCCAAAGGCCCCAGACTAGATGGCAGCTGGCAAGGGTGTACTTCTCAATGCTTTTGATCAGGTTCTCTACCTCCACTTCAGATTCCTCACCTGGTAGGGATTGCAGGGAATCAGAAACAGAATTCATTTTCTAAAACTGATAAATACGTATTCCTAAAAACCGGTAAGGAGATAAACTAGAGGTTGGTATAAATCAGTAAACATTAGATTACCTGAGGAGCTCAGGTATGTCTGCACAAATTGCTTCCGCTCATCGGTATCTGTCGCAATATTAGCAGTAAGCAAGGATGAGTGAACAAATATAGGCCCCATCAAGACATCTAAGAGAAATAACAATACACAAATCCATAGCTTCAAATATATTGAGTACCTGGATATTTATTGTAGTCCAATATGTGCGGCTTTTCTGAATGGTAGTCTGCGGCCATCTCACAGAAATGGTTTGCGATGTCATAGGCAACAGGGTTAAAACTTGCATACTCGTAGTCCTGCAAAGGCATTAGGCGAGAAATAAAGTAAGATAATAACAATATATTTTCCAACTATTGAGGATAAGTCAGATGGGATAGTCATTTAAATTCAGAAACATATGACAGAAATGCAGCAACGACGTGCATGAGAGAACAAATTGAAATAAAGAAGCAACATGTCAACGTCTCCGAGTCCGCTGCCACGCCGGAAGACGAGTCCCCCGCGGCGCCGCCCAGGGACGAAGACAGCGTCGATGTCGAGTGCGGCGGGCTCGGGCTCCGTCTGCAGTCGAGCACCGACGTCGGCTCCACCAGCAGGTCCCGTCCGCCGCCGCCCTTCCCGTCCGGCCAAAGCAGCGTCTCTATGGTCCCCGCCCCGCTCCTGTCATAAAAACTGCACTATAAACTCACCAAATAAAGCTAACATGGAAAATTTTCTATAAAGAAACTAAGATACTATCAAGAACAGCTTGCATCACTTTCATGTTTTATTTTACCAGCATGAGTTTAAGATACTACTGCAGTTTTTTTACCTGTAAGGCTGTAACTCGAATGGGCACAATGCAATACATCAACCACTGAATGGATGGATCTGCTCCAACTAATGTTTCAGCTACTTGTTGTACTAGCACAAGATTAATTCTACAATACTAGAGGTGAGCACAACCATACTAGAGGACAGTTGAAAAAAATTAGGAAACAATTCTACAAATCTTGTAATAACACTATGTTTAAGGTCACCAGTTGAATTTAGAAGTGATAATTCTACAATGCATACGAACACAGATGCACATGCAGTGTATCCTCCTTACATAGAGAAGCATACCTTGTATACACACGCCTGAAGTAAGTGACTGCTGTAGCTATAACCCTGAAATAACAACAGTTTAAGGTCACAAAGATCGCGTGGCAGACAAGCTAAAGACGGGATATAACATGCATGTTTATGTGAAAACTTCATTCGCTGAGACTTGAGATGCACTCAATATTACTTTTTACAGTAATCCTGTAAGTACTGTTGCACTCATATGGTTGATGAGCATACGGTAACATAAGAATTATATTTGAGAAGCTCATCTTTCTCTTAATGATGCCAGAGTTTGATTATTGCAGCTGGAGTAGGAACATCAGGGACAAAATGATGGGGGAGGAACAAACCTAAGGTGGCGTTTGGATGCACCATGGGTTTGTTGGACTGGGAGTGGGATATAAAAAAGGTGGGTTTTGAGAAGGATAGTATCCCGTCGCCTTTCCAAGGTTCTGCACTGGGTTTTTGTATTGGGGAAATCTTTAATAATAAAGATGCTCCTCATTAGTCAGAAAGAAAATTCAAGTTTAAGTATGACCACAGCAAAACAAATCTCGTTCGAAAATCTGAAGATTCTCTTCATGACATCTCTGAAGCTTTCTTCAACCTGGTACTGCAGAGAATTGCCTCAAAGAAGAAGAATACAGAAAAGAAGTGACAAAACAAGTAAACCTAGATCCAACCGAAGTTGCATCCCCAGTAATTAAACATCTGAATGTGCTGATTTACAGTTAATAAACCAACAACCTATATGATGTGTTTTTTAATTCTTTTAGCATCTATCACTACCGGAAtcctgctctttgccgagtgtttttatgtttgccgagtg belongs to Miscanthus floridulus cultivar M001 chromosome 4, ASM1932011v1, whole genome shotgun sequence and includes:
- the LOC136550947 gene encoding probable choline kinase 2, yielding MPLQDYEYASFNPVAYDIANHFCEMAADYHSEKPHILDYNKYPDTDERKQFVQTYLSSSGEESEVEVENLIKSIEKYTLASCHLVWGLWGIISDHVNDIDFDYKGYARQRFEQHWLKKPTILTSQTAE